In one Bordetella pertussis 18323 genomic region, the following are encoded:
- a CDS encoding IS481-like element IS481 family transposase: MNTHKHARLTFLRRLEMVQQLIAHQVCVSEAARAYGVTAPTVRKWLGRFLAQGQAGLADASSRPTVSPRAIAPAKALAIVELRRKRLTQARIAQALGVSASTVSRVLARAGLSHLADLEPAEPVVRYEHQAPGDLLHIDIKKLGRIQRPGHRVTGNRRDTVEGAGWDFVFVAIDDHARVAFTDIHPDERFPSAVQFLKDAVAYYQRLGVTIQRLLTDNGSAFRSRAFAALCHELGIKHRFTRPYRPQTNGKAERFIQSALREWAYAHTYQNSQHRADAMKSWLHHYNWHRPHQGIGRAVPISRLNLDEYNLLTVHT, from the coding sequence ATGAACACCCATAAGCATGCCCGATTGACCTTCCTACGTCGACTCGAAATGGTCCAGCAATTGATCGCCCATCAAGTTTGTGTGTCTGAAGCGGCCCGCGCCTATGGGGTCACCGCGCCGACTGTGCGCAAATGGCTGGGCCGCTTCCTGGCTCAGGGCCAGGCGGGCTTGGCCGATGCGTCCTCGCGCCCGACGGTCTCGCCCCGAGCGATTGCGCCGGCCAAGGCGCTGGCTATCGTGGAGCTGCGCCGCAAGCGGCTGACCCAAGCGCGCATCGCCCAGGCGCTGGGCGTGTCAGCCAGCACCGTCAGCCGCGTCCTGGCCCGCGCCGGTCTGTCGCACCTGGCCGACCTGGAGCCGGCCGAGCCGGTGGTGCGCTACGAGCATCAGGCCCCCGGCGATCTGCTGCACATCGACATCAAGAAGCTGGGACGTATCCAGCGCCCTGGCCACCGGGTCACGGGCAACCGACGCGATACCGTTGAGGGGGCCGGCTGGGACTTCGTCTTCGTGGCCATCGATGACCACGCCCGCGTGGCCTTCACCGACATCCACCCCGACGAGCGCTTCCCCAGCGCCGTCCAGTTCCTCAAGGACGCAGTGGCCTACTACCAGCGCCTGGGCGTGACCATCCAGCGCTTGCTCACCGACAATGGCTCGGCCTTTCGCAGCCGCGCCTTCGCCGCGCTGTGCCATGAGCTGGGCATCAAGCACCGCTTTACCCGACCTTACCGCCCACAGACCAATGGCAAGGCCGAACGCTTCATCCAGTCGGCCTTGCGTGAGTGGGCTTACGCTCACACCTACCAGAACTCCCAACACCGAGCCGATGCCATGAAATCCTGGCTACACCACTACAACTGGCATCGACCCCACCAAGGCATCGGGCGCGCTGTACCCATCTCCAGACTCAACCTGGACGAATACAACCTATTGACAGTTCACACCTAG
- a CDS encoding putative 2-aminoethylphosphonate ABC transporter substrate-binding protein: MKRIPSILLATVLAAATGVAAANTTLTVYTALEADQIKAYQAAFEKAHPDIRIQWVRDSTGIVAAKLLAEKNNPKADVIWGLAGTALGLMDKEGMLLPYAPKGLDQIAANMRDGKDVPAWVGMDAYAAAVCVNTIEASKQNLPMPTSWQDLTKPEYAGKIVMPNPASSGTGFLDVSAWLQMFGEEKGWAFMDALHKNMGSYTHSGSKPCNMAAAGEYPIGISFDYRAAKLKADGAPVEAVFPSEGLGWEVEATAIVKGTKHLEAARKLADFSASRQANELYKSNFAVLAIPSVATVNPHLPANLSERMIKNDFVWAATNRDRIIAEWSKRYDGKSEPKKK, from the coding sequence ATGAAGCGCATTCCCTCGATCCTGTTGGCCACCGTCCTGGCCGCCGCGACCGGCGTCGCCGCCGCCAACACCACGCTGACGGTCTACACCGCCCTGGAGGCCGACCAGATCAAGGCCTACCAGGCCGCCTTCGAAAAAGCCCATCCCGACATCAGGATCCAATGGGTTCGCGATTCGACCGGCATCGTGGCCGCCAAGCTGCTGGCCGAGAAGAACAACCCCAAGGCCGATGTGATCTGGGGCCTGGCCGGCACGGCGCTGGGCCTGATGGACAAGGAAGGCATGCTGCTGCCGTACGCGCCCAAGGGCCTGGACCAGATCGCGGCCAACATGCGCGACGGCAAGGACGTGCCGGCCTGGGTCGGCATGGACGCCTACGCCGCCGCGGTGTGCGTCAACACCATCGAGGCCAGCAAGCAGAACCTGCCCATGCCCACCTCGTGGCAGGACCTCACCAAGCCGGAATATGCCGGCAAGATCGTGATGCCCAATCCGGCATCCTCGGGCACGGGCTTCTTGGACGTGAGCGCCTGGCTGCAGATGTTCGGCGAGGAAAAGGGCTGGGCGTTCATGGACGCCTTGCACAAGAACATGGGCTCGTACACGCACTCGGGCTCCAAGCCCTGCAACATGGCCGCCGCCGGCGAATACCCGATCGGCATCTCGTTCGACTACCGCGCCGCCAAGCTGAAGGCCGACGGCGCGCCGGTCGAAGCCGTGTTCCCGTCCGAAGGACTGGGCTGGGAAGTGGAAGCCACCGCCATCGTCAAGGGCACCAAGCATCTCGAGGCGGCCCGCAAGCTGGCCGACTTCTCGGCCAGCCGGCAAGCCAACGAGCTGTACAAGAGCAACTTCGCCGTGCTGGCGATCCCGTCGGTGGCCACGGTCAACCCCCATCTGCCGGCCAATCTGTCCGAGCGCATGATCAAGAACGACTTCGTGTGGGCCGCGACCAACCGCGATCGCATCATCGCCGAATGGTCCAAGCGCTACGACGGCAAGTCCGAGCCGAAGAAGAAGTAA
- the greA gene encoding transcription elongation factor GreA: MSAIPLTVRGAERLQQELHRLKTVERPAVISAIAEARAQGDLSENAEYDAARERQGFIEGRISELEGTLSNAHLIDPTALDAEGRAVFGATVEIEDLDSGDRLTYQIVGDVEADIKSNLISVSSPVARALIGKSEGDVVEVKVPAGVREYEVIGVRYL; the protein is encoded by the coding sequence ATGTCTGCCATTCCTTTGACCGTGCGCGGGGCCGAGCGCTTGCAGCAAGAACTGCATCGGCTTAAGACCGTTGAGCGTCCTGCGGTGATCAGCGCCATTGCGGAGGCGCGTGCGCAGGGTGATTTGTCGGAAAATGCCGAGTACGACGCCGCCCGCGAACGCCAGGGCTTCATCGAAGGCCGGATCTCCGAACTCGAGGGCACGCTTTCGAACGCGCACCTCATCGATCCGACGGCGCTCGACGCCGAAGGCCGTGCCGTGTTCGGCGCGACCGTGGAAATCGAAGACCTCGACTCGGGCGACCGCCTGACCTACCAGATCGTGGGCGACGTCGAAGCCGACATCAAGTCCAACCTGATTTCGGTCTCCAGCCCGGTGGCCCGCGCCCTGATCGGCAAATCCGAGGGCGATGTGGTCGAAGTGAAGGTGCCGGCTGGCGTGCGCGAGTACGAAGTCATCGGTGTGCGTTATCTCTGA